In Thermus islandicus DSM 21543, a genomic segment contains:
- a CDS encoding enoyl-ACP reductase FabI: MLTVDLSGKKALVMGVTNQRSLGFAIAEKLKRAGAEVALSYQAERLRPEAEKLAEALGGALLFQADVTRDGELDALFAGVREAFGELDYLVHAIAFAPREAMEGRYLDTRRQDWLLALEVSAYSLVAVAQRAEPLLREGGGIVTLTYYASEKVVPKYNVMAIAKAALEASVRYLAFELGPKGVRVNAISAGPVRTVAARSIPGFSKMYDRVAQTAPLKRNVTQEEVGNLGLFLLSPLASGITGEVIYVDAGYHIMGMEV, from the coding sequence ATGCTTACCGTGGACCTCTCGGGCAAAAAGGCCCTGGTCATGGGGGTCACCAACCAGCGGAGCCTGGGCTTCGCCATCGCCGAGAAGCTCAAGCGGGCGGGGGCGGAGGTGGCCCTAAGCTACCAGGCGGAAAGGCTCCGCCCCGAGGCGGAGAAGCTCGCCGAGGCCCTGGGAGGGGCCCTCCTCTTCCAGGCGGACGTGACCCGGGACGGGGAGCTGGACGCCCTCTTCGCCGGGGTAAGGGAGGCCTTTGGGGAGCTGGACTACCTGGTTCACGCCATCGCCTTCGCCCCCCGGGAGGCCATGGAGGGGAGGTACCTAGACACCAGGCGCCAGGACTGGCTTTTGGCCCTCGAGGTCTCCGCCTATTCCCTGGTGGCCGTGGCCCAGAGGGCCGAGCCCCTCCTCCGGGAAGGGGGCGGGATCGTCACCCTCACCTACTACGCCAGCGAGAAGGTGGTGCCCAAGTACAACGTGATGGCCATCGCCAAGGCGGCCCTCGAGGCCAGCGTCCGCTACCTGGCCTTTGAGCTCGGGCCCAAGGGGGTGCGGGTGAACGCCATCTCTGCGGGCCCTGTGCGCACCGTGGCGGCGCGGAGCATCCCCGGCTTTTCCAAGATGTACGATCGGGTGGCGCAGACCGCCCCCCTAAAGCGCAACGTGACCCAGGAGGAGGTGGGCAACCTCGGCCTCTTCCTCCTCTCGCCCCTCGCAAGCGGCATCACCGGGGAGGTCATCTACGTGGACGCCGGGTACCACATCATGGGGATGGAGGTCTAG
- a CDS encoding histone deacetylase family protein produces MKAYSTAHLSLDLPEGHPFPLYKYRGVAEALKGLLPVLPAPEVPREALFLAHDPAYLERLFREGLSRAESLRLGLPFTPSLLRRALHAAGGTLLAAEDALREGLGLNLAGGTHHAYPDRAEGYSLFNDVAVAVRWLRARGFSGRVLVVDLDAHQGNGTAVFFQGDPSVFTLSLHGERNYPLKKEASDLDVGLPDGVGDEAYLRALDEALERAQGFRPHLVFYNAGVDVLKGDRFGRLALSLEGVEQRDQRVFALVKRLGVPLVVVMGGGYNRDPRLTVEAHARTYRLALSSLA; encoded by the coding sequence GTGAAGGCCTACTCCACGGCCCACCTTTCCCTGGACCTGCCCGAGGGGCACCCCTTCCCCCTCTACAAGTACCGGGGGGTGGCCGAGGCCCTGAAGGGCCTCCTCCCCGTCCTTCCCGCCCCCGAGGTCCCTCGGGAAGCCCTCTTCCTGGCCCACGACCCTGCCTACCTGGAGAGGCTTTTCCGGGAGGGGCTTTCCCGGGCGGAGTCCCTTAGGCTCGGCCTCCCCTTTACCCCCTCCCTCCTCCGGAGGGCCCTCCACGCCGCCGGGGGAACCCTTCTTGCGGCGGAGGACGCCCTAAGGGAGGGCCTCGGCCTCAACCTCGCCGGGGGCACCCACCACGCCTACCCTGACCGGGCCGAGGGGTATAGCCTCTTCAACGATGTGGCCGTGGCCGTGCGCTGGCTCAGGGCCAGGGGCTTTTCGGGGAGGGTGCTGGTGGTGGACCTGGACGCCCACCAGGGGAACGGCACAGCGGTCTTCTTCCAGGGGGACCCTTCCGTCTTCACCCTCTCCCTCCACGGGGAGCGGAACTACCCCCTGAAGAAGGAGGCAAGCGACCTGGACGTGGGCCTGCCGGACGGGGTAGGGGACGAGGCCTACCTGAGGGCCCTAGACGAGGCCCTGGAGCGGGCCCAGGGATTCCGGCCCCACCTCGTCTTCTACAACGCCGGGGTGGATGTCCTGAAGGGGGACCGCTTCGGGAGGCTTGCCCTTTCCCTGGAAGGGGTGGAACAGCGGGACCAAAGGGTCTTCGCCCTGGTCAAGCGGCTCGGGGTACCCTTGGTGGTGGTCATGGGCGGAGGGTATAACCGCGACCCCCGCCTCACCGTGGAGGCCCACGCCCGAACCTACCGGCTCGCCCTGAGCTCCTTAGCGTAG
- the aspC gene encoding aspartate/prephenate aminotransferase, with protein sequence MRSLSQRVRALKPSATVAVNAKALELRRKGVDLVALTAGEPDFDTPEHVKEAARRALAQGKTKYAPPAGIPELREALAEKFRRENGLEVTPEETLVTVGGKQALFNLFQALLDPGDEVILLRPYWVSYPEMVRLAGGVPVEVETLPEEGFVPDPERVKRAITGRTKVLVVNSPNNPTGAVYPEEVLKALAELALEHDFYLVSDEIYEHLIYEGVHFSPGRVAPEHTLTVNGAAKAFAMTGWRIGYACGPKAVIRAMADISSQSTTSPDTIAQWAALEALTNLEASRAFVEMAREAYRRRRDLLLEGLHRIGLRAVRPSGAFYVLMDTSPLAADEVKAAERLLQAGVAVVPGTDFAAFGHVRLSYATGEENLRKALERFARVLEARPQ encoded by the coding sequence ATGCGCAGCCTCTCCCAAAGGGTCCGGGCCCTGAAGCCCTCGGCCACGGTGGCGGTGAACGCCAAGGCCCTCGAGCTCAGGCGGAAGGGGGTGGACTTGGTGGCCTTAACCGCCGGCGAGCCCGACTTTGACACCCCCGAGCACGTGAAGGAGGCGGCGAGGCGGGCCCTGGCCCAGGGCAAGACCAAGTACGCCCCCCCCGCTGGGATCCCTGAGCTCCGGGAGGCCCTGGCGGAGAAGTTCCGCCGGGAAAACGGCCTGGAGGTCACCCCCGAGGAGACCCTTGTCACCGTGGGGGGGAAGCAGGCCCTCTTCAACCTCTTCCAGGCCCTCCTGGACCCCGGGGACGAGGTCATCCTCCTCCGCCCCTACTGGGTGAGCTACCCGGAGATGGTGCGCCTGGCGGGCGGGGTGCCCGTGGAGGTGGAAACCCTTCCCGAGGAGGGCTTCGTCCCCGACCCCGAGAGGGTGAAGCGGGCCATCACGGGAAGGACCAAGGTCCTCGTGGTCAACTCCCCCAACAACCCCACGGGGGCCGTCTACCCCGAGGAGGTCCTAAAGGCCCTGGCGGAACTCGCCCTGGAGCACGACTTCTATCTGGTTTCCGACGAGATCTACGAGCACCTCATCTACGAGGGGGTCCACTTCTCCCCCGGGCGCGTGGCCCCCGAGCACACCCTCACGGTGAACGGGGCGGCCAAGGCCTTTGCCATGACGGGCTGGCGCATCGGCTACGCCTGCGGGCCCAAGGCGGTGATCCGGGCCATGGCCGACATCTCCAGCCAGTCCACCACGAGCCCCGACACCATCGCCCAGTGGGCGGCCCTCGAGGCCCTCACCAACCTCGAGGCCTCCCGCGCCTTCGTGGAGATGGCCCGCGAGGCCTACCGCAGGCGGCGGGACCTGCTCCTGGAGGGCCTTCACCGGATCGGCCTGAGGGCGGTGCGTCCCAGCGGGGCTTTCTACGTGCTCATGGACACCTCTCCCTTGGCCGCAGACGAGGTCAAGGCGGCGGAGCGGCTTCTGCAGGCGGGGGTGGCCGTGGTTCCCGGCACGGACTTCGCCGCCTTTGGCCACGTCCGTCTCTCCTACGCCACGGGCGAGGAGAACCTGAGGAAGGCCCTGGAGCGCTTCGCCCGGGTCCTCGAGGCGCGGCCTCAGTAG
- a CDS encoding type II toxin-antitoxin system VapC family toxin, giving the protein MRFWDTSALSRRRREGVLKDEDPALALKRLRRRKAAWHEVLPAERVRREALRLLQAHPLRTLDALPLASLLVAAEVTLDGRLALTASLEGVPVFGPSV; this is encoded by the coding sequence ATGAGGTTCTGGGACACCTCGGCCCTGAGCCGGAGGAGGCGGGAAGGGGTCCTTAAGGACGAAGACCCCGCCTTGGCCCTAAAGCGCCTTCGGAGGCGCAAGGCCGCCTGGCACGAGGTCCTCCCCGCAGAAAGGGTGCGCCGGGAAGCCCTCCGCCTCCTCCAGGCCCACCCCTTGAGGACCCTGGACGCCCTTCCACTGGCTTCCCTTCTGGTGGCGGCCGAGGTCACCCTGGACGGGCGGCTGGCCCTAACGGCCTCCTTGGAGGGCGTTCCCGTGTTCGGACCTTCGGTATAA
- a CDS encoding GNAT family N-acetyltransferase yields MIRPLARSDLPGLLRLLHHMDQSPERGVLAPEARDLEGLAEELEDGLVLVREGEVEGYVGLYPFWDGAALEGPLAYRREDLPSLLKAAEERAQGLSLERLYAFPREENQTLRKALEEAGFGLLHLTYFFVKRPEGLGYPVPEGVRVEEGFPGAEIYRELYRKSEEGWALRLKWTDEELEEHFQDPAVHLLVAYQGENPVGMAEVELEGREASVAYIGVVPEARGRGIGRTLLSEAARLARRKGADLLRVRAHHHETGALELYRNLGFHLEEAVATYAKELRASR; encoded by the coding sequence ATGATCCGGCCCCTGGCCAGGAGCGACCTCCCCGGGCTCCTCAGGCTCCTCCACCACATGGACCAAAGCCCCGAGCGGGGGGTTCTCGCCCCGGAGGCCAGGGACCTCGAGGGCCTGGCCGAGGAGCTGGAGGACGGCCTGGTCCTGGTGCGGGAGGGGGAGGTGGAGGGCTACGTGGGCCTTTACCCCTTCTGGGACGGGGCGGCCCTGGAGGGCCCCCTGGCCTACCGGAGGGAGGACCTCCCCTCCCTCCTGAAGGCCGCGGAGGAGCGGGCCCAAGGGCTTAGCCTGGAGAGGCTCTACGCCTTCCCCCGGGAGGAGAACCAGACCCTGCGCAAGGCCCTGGAGGAGGCGGGCTTTGGCCTCCTCCACCTCACCTACTTCTTCGTGAAGCGGCCCGAGGGCCTGGGCTACCCCGTTCCAGAAGGCGTGCGGGTGGAGGAGGGCTTCCCGGGGGCCGAGATCTACCGGGAGCTCTACCGGAAAAGCGAGGAGGGTTGGGCCCTAAGGCTCAAGTGGACGGACGAGGAGCTTGAGGAGCACTTCCAGGACCCGGCCGTGCACCTCCTGGTGGCCTACCAGGGGGAGAACCCCGTGGGGATGGCCGAGGTGGAGCTGGAGGGGAGGGAGGCGAGCGTAGCCTACATCGGGGTCGTGCCCGAGGCCCGGGGGCGGGGGATCGGGAGAACCCTCCTCTCCGAGGCGGCGCGGCTTGCCCGAAGGAAGGGGGCGGACCTCTTAAGGGTCCGGGCCCACCACCACGAAACCGGGGCCCTGGAACTCTACCGCAACCTGGGCTTCCACCTCGAGGAGGCCGTGGCCACCTACGCTAAGGAGCTCAGGGCGAGCCGGTAG
- the rpmB gene encoding 50S ribosomal protein L28 — protein MSKVCELSGKRPIVANSIERRGKAKREGGVGRKTTGISKRRQYPNLQKVRVKVAGQEVTFRVATSHIPKLYELLERAKGLKLEGLSAKEVKKELLKLL, from the coding sequence ATGTCCAAGGTGTGCGAGCTAAGCGGAAAGCGGCCCATCGTGGCCAACTCCATTGAGCGAAGGGGCAAGGCGAAGCGGGAAGGGGGCGTGGGCCGGAAGACCACGGGCATCTCCAAGCGCCGCCAGTACCCCAACCTGCAGAAGGTGCGGGTCAAGGTGGCGGGCCAGGAGGTCACCTTCCGCGTGGCCACGAGCCATATCCCTAAGCTTTACGAGCTTCTAGAGAGGGCTAAGGGCCTGAAGCTGGAAGGCCTTTCCGCCAAGGAGGTGAAGAAGGAGCTCCTGAAGCTTCTCTAG
- a CDS encoding diacylglycerol/lipid kinase family protein, translating into MEQWVIVNPAAGRGKVGRLSGAILKAARERGARAFLTEGPGHATELARQAPEGARVVAVGGDGTVHEALRGLFGTKKVLGVVPIGSGNDFARMLGLRGLSWPQALELALFAPEEAIDLGLVNGEPFGASLGIGFDALVAQRALSAPPFLRGMPRYLYALFAVLKDLRLPEGRVVVDGAEVHRGKMLLLAAMNGPMYGGGIPIAPMADPRDGLLALVLARELSRFGVALILPRLLLGRHLGHPQILALAGREVAVEFAQPVPAHADGELLPEASVYRAEVRPLGLRVVGGRAGAWRRMPLPQPAGA; encoded by the coding sequence GTGGAGCAGTGGGTGATCGTGAACCCCGCCGCGGGTCGCGGCAAGGTGGGTAGGCTCTCCGGGGCCATCCTCAAGGCGGCCCGCGAGCGGGGGGCGAGGGCCTTCCTCACCGAGGGTCCCGGCCACGCCACGGAGCTCGCCCGCCAGGCCCCCGAGGGAGCCCGGGTGGTGGCCGTGGGGGGGGATGGGACGGTCCACGAGGCCCTTAGGGGCCTCTTCGGCACGAAGAAGGTCCTGGGGGTGGTGCCCATCGGCAGCGGCAACGATTTCGCCCGCATGCTGGGCCTTAGGGGTCTGTCCTGGCCCCAGGCCCTGGAGCTCGCCCTCTTCGCCCCCGAGGAGGCCATAGACCTGGGCCTGGTGAACGGGGAGCCCTTCGGGGCCTCCTTAGGGATAGGCTTTGACGCCCTGGTGGCCCAAAGGGCCCTCTCCGCCCCTCCCTTCCTCCGGGGGATGCCCCGCTACCTCTACGCCCTCTTCGCCGTCCTCAAGGACCTCAGGCTCCCCGAGGGCCGGGTGGTGGTGGACGGGGCTGAGGTCCACCGGGGGAAAATGCTCCTCCTCGCCGCCATGAACGGGCCCATGTACGGCGGGGGCATCCCCATCGCCCCCATGGCCGATCCCCGGGACGGCCTCCTGGCCTTGGTCCTTGCCCGGGAGTTGTCCCGCTTTGGGGTGGCCCTCATCCTCCCCCGCCTCCTCCTCGGGCGCCACCTGGGCCATCCCCAGATCCTGGCCCTGGCTGGGAGGGAGGTGGCGGTGGAGTTCGCCCAGCCCGTCCCCGCCCACGCCGACGGGGAACTCCTCCCGGAGGCCTCGGTCTACCGGGCCGAGGTGCGGCCCTTGGGCCTGAGGGTGGTGGGGGGAAGGGCCGGGGCCTGGAGGAGGATGCCCTTGCCTCAGCCGGCGGGGGCCTAG
- a CDS encoding histidine phosphatase family protein, with the protein MGLLAHFLRGPHKKTTLLLTRAGPVENPHHLLYSHPGLPLALEGREALLALLPLLRRFPIAHVYAADSLAEAEAAGLLAGALGVPHTLLPELRERHWGLWEGKSFAEVQTSFPEAVRAWLRDEAGFAPPQGESLLEAWARGKRAVKDLLVRHAGQALLLVGNCTLNRAALSLALPLPPEEGLRVEQDYARLSVVDFYGEEGVVKALNLGLD; encoded by the coding sequence ATGGGCCTCCTCGCCCACTTCCTCCGAGGGCCCCACAAGAAGACCACCCTCCTCCTCACCCGGGCGGGCCCCGTGGAAAACCCCCACCACCTCCTCTACAGCCACCCGGGCCTCCCCCTCGCCCTCGAGGGCCGGGAAGCCCTCCTCGCCCTCCTCCCCCTCCTAAGGCGCTTCCCCATCGCCCACGTCTACGCCGCCGACAGCCTCGCCGAGGCCGAGGCGGCCGGGCTCCTCGCCGGGGCCTTAGGGGTGCCCCACACCCTCCTCCCCGAGCTTCGGGAGAGGCACTGGGGCCTTTGGGAGGGGAAAAGCTTCGCCGAGGTCCAGACTTCCTTCCCCGAGGCGGTGCGCGCCTGGCTCCGGGACGAAGCGGGCTTCGCCCCGCCCCAAGGGGAAAGCCTCCTAGAGGCCTGGGCGCGCGGGAAACGGGCGGTGAAGGACCTCCTCGTGCGGCACGCCGGGCAGGCCCTCCTCCTCGTGGGCAACTGCACCCTCAACCGGGCCGCCCTGAGCCTCGCCCTACCCCTCCCTCCCGAGGAGGGCCTCCGGGTGGAGCAGGACTACGCCAGGCTTTCCGTGGTGGACTTCTACGGGGAGGAGGGGGTGGTGAAGGCCCTGAACCTGGGGTTAGACTGA
- a CDS encoding M23 family metallopeptidase: protein MNPKPGHYLLLALALYALVVTFGFAVRGRQLAALRQEVRLWEKKAALAPEGYRFPLPGACLPSRPEDLPNAPRPYRKGVSAGFVFRPGEACVPVVLGTGVVAVASGEVVRVDQAYQEPGPEAYKALMERVRGGASPEDLDRLKGLQVWIRHPDGRTSVYAHLEAPYRGLKVGQRVARGDPVGYVGRTGLQGGPPRLLLEIWEGPPGRSPFLFQGLSPDELLRRARTFFGLE from the coding sequence ATGAACCCGAAGCCGGGGCACTACCTCCTCCTGGCCCTCGCCCTCTACGCCCTGGTGGTGACCTTCGGTTTCGCCGTGAGGGGCAGGCAGCTCGCCGCTCTGCGCCAAGAGGTGCGTCTTTGGGAAAAGAAGGCCGCCCTGGCCCCGGAGGGGTACCGGTTTCCCCTCCCCGGGGCCTGCCTGCCCTCCCGCCCCGAGGACCTGCCGAATGCCCCCCGTCCTTACCGCAAGGGGGTGAGCGCGGGCTTTGTCTTCCGGCCAGGGGAGGCCTGCGTCCCCGTGGTCCTGGGGACGGGCGTGGTGGCGGTGGCCTCAGGAGAGGTGGTCCGGGTGGACCAGGCCTACCAGGAGCCGGGCCCAGAGGCCTATAAGGCCCTGATGGAAAGGGTGAGGGGAGGGGCTTCCCCGGAGGACCTGGACCGCCTGAAGGGCCTCCAGGTTTGGATCCGCCACCCGGACGGGCGCACCTCCGTCTACGCCCACCTCGAGGCCCCCTACCGGGGCCTAAAGGTGGGGCAGCGGGTGGCCCGGGGGGACCCCGTGGGCTACGTGGGGCGCACGGGCCTTCAGGGCGGCCCACCCCGCCTCCTCCTGGAGATCTGGGAGGGGCCTCCAGGGCGCAGCCCCTTCCTCTTCCAGGGGCTCTCCCCAGACGAACTGTTGCGCAGGGCCCGGACCTTTTTCGGCTTAGAATAG
- a CDS encoding AI-2E family transporter, with product MRQAFVQVWQNPYVRVLVYLLLFYLAYLFLVRVWPALSVLLAAFAFAYLAHPVVRFLEARRLPRVLGVALVYVGLGLFLGLASFLTAQTVLELSRLAQELPRLLDPFLAWLVGLPDRIRAVPLPESLRPILGEVSRNLQGLLQSFLETLVRLAQGLLSQGGNLLGFFASLVGGVFQLLTALTLSIYFLYDLPRLGRAALLAFPEPYQPLVGELAAKLDRSVGGYVRGQLLVALFVGTFVGVGLSLVGVPLAASLGFLAGVFNLIPFVGVIVSGVPALLLAATGGWLKVLLAFLVLWLANQLEGNLLGPLIVGRATRLHPVTAIAAILVGASLFGLWGALLGVPAAAFFKLLLEDYYRRSRFYREG from the coding sequence ATGCGCCAGGCCTTCGTCCAGGTTTGGCAGAACCCCTACGTGCGGGTATTGGTCTACCTCCTCCTCTTCTACCTGGCCTACCTCTTTCTGGTTCGGGTCTGGCCCGCCCTTTCCGTCCTGCTCGCCGCCTTCGCCTTCGCCTACCTCGCCCATCCCGTGGTGCGCTTTCTGGAGGCGAGGAGGCTACCCCGGGTCCTGGGGGTGGCCCTGGTCTATGTGGGCCTTGGCCTCTTTTTGGGCCTGGCCTCCTTCCTCACCGCCCAGACGGTGCTGGAGCTTTCCCGCCTGGCCCAGGAGCTTCCCCGGCTCCTGGATCCTTTCCTGGCCTGGCTCGTGGGCCTTCCTGACCGGATCCGGGCCGTGCCCCTGCCGGAGAGCCTGAGGCCTATCCTGGGGGAGGTGAGCCGCAACCTGCAGGGCCTTTTGCAAAGCTTTCTGGAGACCTTGGTGCGCCTGGCGCAGGGGCTTCTCTCCCAGGGAGGGAACCTCCTCGGCTTCTTCGCCTCCCTGGTGGGCGGGGTCTTCCAGCTCCTCACGGCCTTGACGCTTTCCATCTACTTCCTCTACGACCTTCCCCGCCTGGGGCGGGCGGCCCTTTTGGCCTTTCCCGAGCCCTACCAGCCCCTGGTGGGGGAGCTTGCGGCCAAGCTGGACCGGAGCGTGGGCGGGTATGTCCGGGGCCAGCTCCTGGTAGCCCTCTTCGTGGGCACCTTCGTGGGGGTGGGGCTCTCCTTGGTGGGGGTGCCCCTGGCGGCGAGCCTGGGGTTTCTGGCCGGGGTCTTCAACCTCATCCCCTTCGTGGGCGTGATCGTCTCCGGGGTTCCCGCCCTCCTCCTGGCCGCCACCGGGGGCTGGCTGAAGGTGCTCCTCGCCTTCCTTGTCCTCTGGCTCGCCAACCAGCTGGAGGGCAACCTCCTGGGCCCCCTCATCGTGGGCCGGGCCACCAGGCTCCACCCGGTGACCGCCATCGCCGCCATCCTGGTGGGGGCAAGCCTCTTCGGCCTGTGGGGGGCCCTTCTGGGGGTGCCCGCCGCCGCCTTTTTTAAGCTTCTCTTAGAGGACTACTATCGGAGAAGCCGCTTCTACCGGGAGGGTTAG
- the tgt gene encoding tRNA guanosine(34) transglycosylase Tgt produces the protein MLPFSFHIEARSGRARVGRLFTPHGAVETPLFMPVGTQGSVKGLLPRDLKEIGSQVLLANTYHLLLRPGPERVQALGGLHGFAGWKGPWLTDSGGFQVMSLGHLRRLDEEGVVFRSHLDGSLVRLTPERSVEVQEALGADLIMALDECPPYPSSRDYLESSLERTLRWLERSLKAKTRADQALFGIAQGGTDPELRRRSTLETLRFDLPGYAIGGLAVGEPKEAMFAMVDLSTALLPEGRPRYLMGVGHPEDLVAAVALGVDLFDCVYPTRTGRFGSALVPEGRLNLKNARFLEDKGPLEEGCDCYACRTYSRAYLAHLVRAGEMLGGILLSLHNLRYLHRLLEGARAAIRQGCFATFALAFAERRFGKAVPAWFREALVRGGHLPG, from the coding sequence ATGCTGCCCTTTTCCTTCCATATAGAGGCCCGCTCGGGAAGGGCCCGGGTGGGAAGGCTTTTCACCCCCCACGGGGCGGTGGAGACCCCCCTCTTCATGCCCGTGGGCACCCAGGGCTCGGTGAAGGGCCTCCTGCCCAGGGACCTCAAAGAAATCGGGAGCCAGGTCCTCCTCGCCAACACCTACCACCTCCTTTTGAGGCCTGGCCCCGAAAGGGTCCAGGCCCTCGGGGGGCTCCACGGCTTCGCGGGCTGGAAGGGCCCCTGGCTCACGGACTCGGGGGGCTTCCAGGTGATGAGCCTCGGGCACCTGCGCCGCCTGGACGAGGAAGGGGTGGTCTTCCGGAGCCACCTGGACGGGAGCCTGGTGAGGCTCACCCCCGAAAGGAGCGTGGAGGTGCAGGAAGCCTTAGGAGCGGACCTCATCATGGCCCTGGACGAGTGCCCCCCCTACCCCTCCTCCCGGGATTACCTGGAATCCTCCCTGGAAAGGACCCTCCGCTGGCTGGAGCGAAGCCTCAAGGCCAAGACCCGGGCCGACCAGGCCCTCTTCGGCATCGCCCAGGGGGGAACGGACCCCGAGCTCAGGAGGCGCTCCACCCTGGAGACCCTCCGGTTTGACCTCCCGGGGTACGCCATCGGGGGCCTGGCCGTGGGGGAGCCCAAGGAGGCCATGTTCGCCATGGTGGACCTCTCCACCGCCCTCCTCCCCGAAGGCCGCCCCCGCTACCTCATGGGGGTGGGCCACCCCGAGGACCTGGTGGCGGCGGTGGCCCTGGGGGTGGACCTCTTTGACTGCGTCTACCCCACCCGGACGGGCCGCTTCGGGAGCGCCCTCGTCCCGGAGGGGCGGCTCAACCTGAAGAACGCCCGCTTCCTGGAGGACAAGGGGCCCTTGGAGGAGGGGTGCGACTGCTACGCCTGCCGGACCTATAGCCGGGCCTACCTCGCCCACCTGGTCCGCGCGGGGGAGATGCTCGGGGGGATCCTCCTCTCCCTCCACAACCTCCGCTACCTCCACCGGCTCCTCGAGGGGGCCCGGGCCGCCATCCGGCAGGGATGCTTCGCGACCTTCGCCCTGGCCTTTGCGGAAAGGCGCTTCGGCAAGGCGGTGCCCGCCTGGTTCCGGGAGGCCCTGGTCCGAGGCGGCCACCTCCCCGGCTAA
- the lspA gene encoding signal peptidase II: MPTVLVPLLLALDQILKLWALEHLSPIPRPLIGDLLYLTLVRNTGAGFGLLQGQASLLGWMSLLVGGVLLYLLGHRRYPLGWTLGLSLLAAGALGNGIDRLGRGWVVDYLDLGTSLPLIAHFPVFNLADVCVTLGALFLLLSPRRRRRY; encoded by the coding sequence ATGCCCACGGTGCTCGTACCCCTCCTCCTGGCCCTGGACCAGATCCTGAAGCTTTGGGCCCTGGAGCACCTCTCCCCCATCCCCAGACCCCTGATCGGGGACCTCCTCTACCTCACCCTGGTGCGGAACACGGGGGCAGGCTTCGGCCTCCTCCAGGGCCAGGCCTCCCTTTTGGGCTGGATGAGCCTCCTGGTGGGGGGGGTTCTCCTCTACCTCCTGGGCCACCGCCGCTACCCCCTGGGGTGGACCCTGGGCCTCTCCCTGCTGGCGGCCGGCGCCTTAGGCAACGGCATAGACCGCCTGGGCCGGGGGTGGGTGGTGGACTACCTGGACCTGGGGACCAGCCTCCCCCTCATCGCCCATTTCCCCGTCTTCAACCTGGCGGACGTGTGCGTGACCCTAGGCGCCCTCTTCCTCCTCCTTAGCCCCAGGCGGCGGCGCCGCTACTGA
- the ispG gene encoding flavodoxin-dependent (E)-4-hydroxy-3-methylbut-2-enyl-diphosphate synthase, protein MEGMRRPTPTVWVGRVPIGGGHPVAVQSMTNTPTREVEATTAQILELHRAGSEIVRITVNDEEAARAVPEIKERLSAEGVEVPLVGDFHFNGHLLLRKHPRMAEALDKLRINPGTLGRGRHKDENFAEMVRIAMDLGKPVRIGANWGSLDPALLTELMDQNARRPEPKEAHEVVLEALVESAVRSYEAALEMGLGEDRIVLSAKVSKPKDLVWVYQELARRTQAPLHLGLTEAGMGVKGIVASAAALAPLLLAGIGDTIRVSLTPAPGEPRTKEVEVAQEILQALGLRTFAPEVTSCPGCGRTTSTFFQELAEEVNRHLKARLPEWRARYPGVEGLKVAVMGCVVNGPGESKHAHIGISLPGAGEEPKAPVYADGKLLAILKGERIAEEFLALVEAYVKARFAPKA, encoded by the coding sequence ATGGAGGGGATGAGGCGACCTACCCCCACGGTCTGGGTGGGCCGCGTCCCCATCGGGGGCGGCCACCCTGTCGCCGTGCAGTCCATGACCAACACCCCCACCCGCGAGGTGGAGGCCACCACAGCCCAGATCCTCGAGCTCCACCGGGCGGGGAGCGAGATCGTCCGCATCACGGTGAACGACGAGGAGGCGGCCCGGGCCGTCCCCGAGATCAAGGAGAGGCTTTCCGCCGAAGGGGTGGAGGTGCCCCTGGTGGGCGACTTCCACTTCAACGGCCACCTCCTCCTCCGCAAGCACCCCCGGATGGCCGAGGCCCTGGACAAGCTCCGCATCAACCCGGGCACCCTGGGCCGGGGGCGGCACAAGGACGAGAACTTCGCCGAGATGGTGCGGATCGCCATGGACCTGGGCAAGCCCGTAAGGATCGGGGCCAACTGGGGAAGCCTGGACCCCGCCCTCCTCACCGAGCTCATGGACCAAAACGCCAGGCGCCCCGAGCCCAAGGAGGCCCACGAGGTGGTCCTCGAGGCCCTGGTGGAGAGCGCCGTCCGCTCCTATGAGGCCGCTTTGGAGATGGGCCTTGGGGAGGACAGGATCGTCCTCTCGGCCAAGGTGTCCAAGCCGAAGGACCTGGTATGGGTCTACCAGGAGCTCGCCCGAAGGACCCAAGCCCCCCTCCACCTCGGCCTCACCGAGGCCGGGATGGGGGTGAAGGGGATTGTGGCCTCGGCCGCCGCCCTTGCCCCCCTCCTGCTCGCGGGGATCGGGGACACGATCCGGGTCTCCCTCACCCCGGCCCCGGGCGAGCCCCGCACCAAGGAGGTGGAGGTAGCCCAGGAGATCCTCCAGGCCCTGGGGCTTCGCACCTTCGCCCCCGAGGTGACGAGTTGCCCGGGGTGCGGCCGCACCACCAGCACCTTCTTCCAGGAGCTCGCGGAGGAGGTGAACCGCCACCTCAAGGCCAGGCTCCCCGAGTGGAGGGCCCGCTACCCCGGGGTGGAGGGGCTCAAGGTGGCGGTGATGGGCTGCGTGGTCAACGGCCCCGGGGAGAGCAAGCACGCCCACATCGGCATCTCCCTCCCCGGCGCCGGGGAGGAGCCCAAGGCCCCCGTTTACGCCGACGGGAAGCTCCTCGCCATCCTCAAGGGGGAGAGGATCGCCGAGGAGTTCCTCGCCCTCGTGGAGGCCTACGTCAAGGCCCGCTTTGCCCCGAAGGCCTGA